A single Hydrogenothermus marinus DNA region contains:
- the csm2 gene encoding type III-A CRISPR-associated protein Csm2, whose translation MKNTKEKEKNFIDEITTEIKKANKLSEVLKPETFAIPNGWADEIVRQLKKGKSGTSLKTSQLRKIFAEIKDICDKKIKGLSEDNTELYLLYPKLAYAKGRNLLPKDFYNLLVACLDKLKNSTDKEDFKAFEEFMTAIVAYNKQYE comes from the coding sequence ATGAAGAATACAAAAGAAAAAGAGAAAAATTTCATAGATGAAATAACAACAGAGATAAAAAAGGCTAATAAACTTTCAGAAGTTTTAAAGCCAGAAACTTTTGCTATTCCAAATGGGTGGGCAGACGAAATAGTTAGACAATTAAAGAAAGGAAAATCAGGTACCTCATTAAAAACCTCTCAACTTAGAAAAATATTTGCAGAGATAAAAGATATATGCGATAAAAAAATAAAAGGATTATCGGAAGATAACACAGAATTATATCTTTTATATCCAAAACTTGCTTATGCAAAAGGAAGAAATTTACTACCAAAAGATTTTTATAATCTACTTGTTGCATGCTTAGACAAACTAAAAAACTCTACAGATAAAGAAGATTTTAAAGCATTTGAAGAATTTATGACAGCAATAGTTGCTTATAATAAACAGTATGAATAA
- the cas10 gene encoding type III-A CRISPR-associated protein Cas10/Csm1 — MDKNTKYLISLAGFFHDIGKFYQRATHIKTSENQKKEFGYAHAYLSYRAINEELIEGFKAVFSKDEIDKILDGVYHHKPNSEIQYLIQKADWISSSERAKEETIYNVDVLPEDQKKQLVEFAEQNPRLRSIFENLKLNKEVIKSNYFYKISPLNLSKDIFPKSLEEAFIDLNEKTKNEILGDYKEHWQKFKNEFNEKLKNVNLKFSEHPEKIFSLIYHLLYKYLWCIPASTFDKENYTKHYPDISLFDHSRILSAVATVFADSNKDFNKNWEKTKKEKLFLHLKGDISGIQKFIYKVHQGQGGVAKRLRGRSFYIALLPEVLSKYILNQLGYPITNLLYSGGGIFEILIANTEENKEKLKEIEIKINQFLAENFEADLGLAIGKYEYSPEELETNYQKVLERLNENLDNAKKQRFNYLLETGKIFEVLNYKSNQIKENKKKCPSCNTYLIGESKEVCDLCEKFKNIGQILPNTKYLIFSIKKENSKNERAISFDEFGTVYLIENKEDLINFSKDKNVVEILKINDTSLNRYSTGFKFMGKVVPKATTKILPEETGEEEIIYKDQIVSFTLLAEYSEGDSRIGILRMDVDNLGKLFSFGLKGKISISRIATISRMLDLFFAGYLNNICESLTGKVKAKEKDKNFKIDNLFYILYSGGDDVFLIAPWDKAIEVAKLINDKFKEFTCYNPNITISAGYIQVKPKFPIKTAAEIAGESEDIAKEKGKNRISVLGDVITWDELEEIKEQADKLEELIEKQELQRGFIYAVHRLKEQFLKDETQEDKLVFPYKEKPNPMFYPYAQYYIARNIKGDFKEKIAKMLFEEKIMKKLTFLTNYVSLKTRSQKS, encoded by the coding sequence ATGGATAAAAATACAAAATATTTAATATCCTTAGCAGGATTTTTTCACGATATAGGAAAATTTTATCAAAGAGCTACACATATAAAAACATCTGAAAATCAAAAAAAGGAATTTGGATATGCACATGCTTATTTATCCTATAGAGCCATAAATGAAGAATTAATAGAAGGATTTAAAGCAGTATTTTCAAAAGATGAAATAGATAAAATATTAGATGGTGTTTATCACCACAAGCCAAACTCAGAAATACAATATCTAATTCAAAAAGCAGATTGGATATCTTCTTCAGAAAGGGCAAAAGAAGAAACTATTTATAATGTAGATGTTTTACCAGAAGATCAGAAAAAACAACTTGTTGAATTTGCAGAGCAAAATCCAAGACTTAGAAGTATTTTTGAAAATCTAAAACTAAATAAAGAAGTTATAAAATCAAACTATTTTTATAAAATATCACCTTTAAATCTATCAAAAGATATATTTCCAAAAAGTTTAGAAGAAGCATTTATTGATTTAAATGAAAAAACTAAAAATGAAATTTTAGGAGATTATAAAGAACATTGGCAAAAATTTAAAAATGAGTTCAATGAAAAATTAAAAAATGTAAATCTGAAATTTTCAGAGCATCCTGAAAAGATTTTTAGTTTAATATATCATCTACTTTATAAATATCTTTGGTGTATTCCAGCATCAACCTTTGATAAAGAAAATTATACAAAACATTATCCAGATATATCTTTATTTGACCATTCAAGGATTTTATCAGCAGTTGCTACTGTTTTTGCAGATTCAAATAAAGATTTTAATAAAAATTGGGAAAAAACAAAAAAAGAAAAATTGTTTTTACATTTAAAAGGTGATATAAGTGGAATTCAAAAATTTATATATAAAGTTCATCAAGGGCAGGGAGGAGTAGCTAAAAGACTTAGAGGAAGAAGTTTTTATATAGCTTTACTTCCAGAAGTTTTATCAAAATATATACTAAATCAGCTTGGATATCCTATTACAAATCTTCTTTATAGTGGTGGTGGAATTTTTGAAATACTAATTGCAAATACAGAAGAAAATAAAGAAAAATTAAAAGAGATAGAAATAAAGATAAATCAGTTTTTAGCAGAAAATTTTGAAGCAGATTTAGGCTTAGCAATAGGAAAATATGAATACTCACCTGAAGAACTTGAAACAAACTATCAAAAAGTATTAGAAAGATTAAATGAAAATTTAGATAATGCAAAAAAACAAAGATTTAACTATTTACTTGAAACAGGGAAAATATTTGAAGTTTTAAATTACAAATCAAACCAAATTAAAGAAAACAAGAAAAAATGTCCAAGTTGTAATACATATCTAATTGGAGAATCAAAAGAAGTTTGTGATTTATGTGAAAAATTTAAAAATATAGGGCAAATTTTACCAAATACTAAGTATTTAATATTTTCAATAAAAAAAGAAAATAGCAAAAATGAAAGAGCTATATCTTTTGATGAGTTTGGCACAGTCTATTTAATAGAAAATAAAGAAGATTTAATAAATTTTTCAAAAGATAAAAATGTAGTAGAGATATTAAAAATTAATGATACTTCTTTAAATAGATACTCAACAGGATTTAAATTTATGGGAAAAGTTGTTCCAAAAGCTACCACAAAAATATTACCAGAAGAAACAGGAGAAGAAGAAATAATATATAAAGATCAGATAGTTTCATTTACACTTTTAGCAGAATACTCAGAAGGAGATAGCAGAATAGGAATTTTAAGAATGGATGTAGATAATCTTGGAAAACTTTTTAGTTTTGGACTTAAAGGAAAAATATCCATTTCAAGAATTGCTACAATAAGTAGAATGTTAGATTTATTTTTTGCAGGATATTTAAATAATATATGTGAATCTTTAACAGGAAAAGTAAAAGCAAAAGAAAAAGATAAAAATTTCAAAATAGACAACCTATTTTATATACTTTATTCAGGTGGAGATGATGTTTTCTTAATAGCACCTTGGGATAAAGCTATAGAAGTAGCAAAACTAATAAATGATAAATTTAAAGAATTCACCTGTTATAATCCAAATATAACAATATCAGCAGGATATATACAAGTAAAACCAAAATTTCCAATAAAAACAGCGGCAGAAATAGCAGGTGAGTCAGAAGATATAGCAAAAGAAAAAGGAAAAAATAGAATATCTGTTTTAGGAGATGTAATAACTTGGGATGAGCTTGAAGAGATAAAAGAACAGGCAGATAAATTAGAAGAACTTATTGAAAAGCAAGAATTACAAAGAGGATTTATATATGCAGTTCATAGATTAAAAGAGCAGTTTTTGAAAGATGAAACACAAGAAGATAAATTAGTATTTCCTTATAAAGAAAAACCAAATCCAATGTTTTATCCTTACGCACAATACTATATTGCGAGAAACATAAAAGGAGATTTTAAAGAAAAAATAGCAAAAATGTTATTTGAGGAAAAAATTATGAAGAAATTAACCTTTTTAACAAATTATGTTTCATTGAAAACAAGAAGTCAGAAAAGTTAA